In the genome of Rhizobium sp. 007, one region contains:
- a CDS encoding ParA family protein — protein sequence MSVYAIWNNKGGVGKSYLTFQIAAEYARTHPNEKVLVIDLCPQSNSSSMLLGGIIEGERHLDQIALTAAARRKTIAGYVEERILSPYMSPNVGASYVTHVRPYNNTIPNNLYLVVGDEELEIQASRVANATAPGPADAWRIVHLWISDLIADIRRSWDVKDSTVFIDCNPSFTVYTELAMSASDNLIIPFSADGSSKRAVKAVLALLFGITRIAGAPQSQFFLESQRWRMSIPRIYSYVGNRLTQMNLGAAGAFKTVVNEIGAEIWNVWKSNPSLFAIHPAGTPIPSSPRDFRRMFQAEINDANTASVISGALGIPIMGLHAGTKNLAGKTITVNQSQLDRQKPNISDFVKTIV from the coding sequence ATGTCAGTTTATGCAATTTGGAATAACAAGGGCGGGGTCGGAAAGAGCTATCTGACTTTCCAGATCGCCGCTGAGTATGCGCGCACCCATCCGAATGAAAAAGTCCTCGTTATCGATCTATGCCCGCAATCGAACTCGTCGAGTATGCTTCTCGGCGGCATTATCGAGGGCGAGAGGCATTTGGATCAGATCGCCCTGACCGCCGCTGCTCGGCGAAAAACGATTGCTGGATATGTCGAAGAGCGCATTCTAAGCCCTTATATGAGCCCCAATGTTGGAGCCTCATATGTCACCCACGTGCGACCCTACAACAACACGATCCCCAATAACCTGTACCTGGTCGTCGGGGATGAGGAGCTTGAGATCCAAGCTTCTCGTGTGGCGAATGCAACGGCACCCGGCCCAGCAGACGCGTGGCGGATTGTGCACCTTTGGATATCTGATCTGATTGCGGATATTCGCCGGTCTTGGGATGTGAAGGATTCGACCGTCTTCATCGACTGCAATCCGAGCTTCACGGTCTATACGGAGCTTGCTATGTCAGCCTCGGATAACCTCATTATTCCTTTCTCGGCTGATGGATCGTCAAAACGTGCGGTCAAGGCTGTGCTTGCATTGCTCTTCGGGATCACCCGTATTGCTGGTGCGCCTCAGTCTCAGTTCTTCCTGGAATCTCAGCGCTGGAGAATGTCGATACCGCGCATCTACAGCTATGTGGGCAACAGGCTGACACAGATGAACTTGGGTGCTGCCGGCGCGTTTAAGACGGTCGTTAATGAGATCGGTGCTGAAATCTGGAACGTCTGGAAGAGCAACCCGAGCCTTTTTGCTATCCATCCTGCTGGCACCCCCATTCCTTCGTCGCCGCGTGATTTCCGGCGCATGTTTCAGGCAGAGATCAACGACGCGAATACCGCCTCGGTGATTTCAGGAGCGCTCGGTATCCCGATTATGGGGCTGCATGCCGGCACCAAGAACCTTGCCGGGAAAACTATCACGGTGAACCAATCGCAGCTCGACCGGCAAAAGCCCAACATCAGCGATTTCGTGAAGACGATTGTTTGA
- a CDS encoding TIR domain-containing protein gives MYAWLNPHQRLSFPEKARKRDGHGETARRIISHASPDKDSFVRPFAEALRRLGVNVWYDEFSIGLGDSIAGAIDKGIAQSAFGIVVISPAFTKRKWTQHELHALIGLNVEEDRKIVPIWLGVTRADVAALSPSLADKMAIDTQHIDVDEAAIQILRLVRPDLYSLHPRAELEEMASGATLQKLQSEIEELREQMEDLQEQIEEYQCPYCGSGLSDRIHARRPTLKKNIGT, from the coding sequence ATGTATGCGTGGCTGAATCCCCATCAGCGTTTAAGTTTTCCAGAAAAGGCACGGAAGAGAGATGGGCATGGCGAAACAGCACGACGTATTATCAGTCACGCCTCACCCGACAAAGACAGTTTTGTTCGGCCCTTTGCCGAGGCCTTGCGCCGACTAGGCGTCAACGTCTGGTACGACGAGTTCTCGATTGGCCTTGGCGACAGCATAGCCGGGGCGATCGACAAGGGTATCGCGCAGTCTGCCTTTGGCATCGTTGTCATCAGCCCCGCATTCACCAAACGGAAATGGACACAGCACGAATTGCACGCGCTAATTGGCCTTAATGTGGAGGAAGACCGGAAAATTGTGCCGATTTGGTTGGGCGTGACGAGAGCTGACGTCGCTGCGCTCAGCCCGTCCCTGGCAGACAAGATGGCAATCGACACTCAGCACATCGACGTCGACGAGGCAGCGATACAAATTCTCCGCCTCGTTAGGCCTGATCTTTACAGCCTGCATCCCCGCGCCGAACTCGAAGAGATGGCGAGTGGGGCGACGCTCCAAAAACTGCAGAGCGAGATTGAAGAGCTGCGCGAGCAGATGGAGGACCTGCAGGAGCAAATCGAAGAGTACCAGTGCCCCTATTGTGGATCTGGTCTATCCGACAGGATTCACGCGCGCCGGCCGACCCTGAAGAAAAACATTGGGACATGA
- a CDS encoding D-alanine--D-alanine ligase, whose product MPLEVSFLFGGISTEYDGSITSLTNVISSYLALSDEKRPFAVKHLYHISRNDGLVRTIPFCNALTIEKLQACLSDTSTLPGHTLLTIFDSIKSRDEYVVNLLHGQFGEDGGVQTLAALAGLRGTFGDPHVASLTMNKYAMSSFVSSVLPAELVKVPETILVTPTNVADSIEIAKSLKRSIVVKPNSLGSSLFAKLFHEPANSKAEIEALLRTIFAHDKAALIQEFIPGDEYTCGCIIGSRMITTLPIVKLEADMQFCGRDQKYSSRIAKKQVISDNSDIFCRLQSLTQKIASSLDFYNMVRFDFRVCRESNIWFLECNYIPGLAESSSFEKMLHRHGMTVIDLISRVMADSNAYRKPGHYIEYERINGS is encoded by the coding sequence ATGCCCCTTGAAGTCTCATTCTTATTCGGTGGTATTTCAACGGAGTATGATGGATCCATTACTTCCTTAACAAACGTCATCTCCTCCTACTTAGCTCTCAGCGATGAAAAGCGACCATTCGCTGTGAAACATCTTTATCACATTAGCCGAAATGATGGCCTTGTCCGCACGATCCCATTCTGCAACGCGCTTACAATCGAGAAGCTTCAGGCCTGTCTTTCCGACACTAGCACTCTCCCTGGACACACACTGCTTACCATCTTTGATTCGATCAAATCTCGCGATGAATATGTCGTGAATTTGTTGCACGGACAGTTCGGAGAGGACGGAGGCGTGCAGACGCTTGCGGCGCTTGCAGGCCTAAGAGGCACGTTCGGCGACCCGCACGTCGCGTCGTTGACGATGAATAAGTACGCAATGTCGTCCTTCGTATCCTCGGTGTTGCCTGCTGAACTCGTAAAAGTGCCGGAGACAATACTCGTAACACCGACAAACGTTGCCGATTCAATAGAAATCGCGAAGTCATTGAAGCGCTCGATTGTAGTGAAGCCGAATTCACTTGGTTCATCACTATTTGCCAAGTTATTCCATGAGCCTGCCAATTCGAAGGCGGAAATCGAGGCCCTTCTTCGCACTATATTTGCCCACGATAAGGCAGCGCTTATTCAAGAGTTCATTCCCGGTGACGAGTATACATGTGGCTGTATAATAGGATCGCGTATGATCACAACGCTTCCGATCGTAAAGCTCGAAGCGGATATGCAATTTTGTGGGCGTGACCAAAAATACTCTAGCAGAATTGCCAAGAAACAAGTAATAAGCGACAATAGTGATATTTTCTGCAGGCTACAGTCATTAACACAAAAGATTGCTTCTTCACTAGATTTTTACAATATGGTGCGATTCGATTTCAGAGTTTGTAGGGAATCAAATATTTGGTTCTTGGAATGCAATTACATTCCCGGGCTAGCTGAAAGTAGCTCATTCGAAAAAATGCTTCACCGTCATGGCATGACAGTCATAGACCTAATATCGCGCGTCATGGCAGACTCAAATGCTTATCGAAAGCCTGGCCATTATATCGAATACGAGCGTATCAATGGGTCTTGA